From the Paenibacillus sp. FSL H8-0548 genome, one window contains:
- a CDS encoding ABC transporter permease subunit — translation MESKPTMTTSNLVLPKKPTGLKRFAMKLLEQRVLVLMSIPFLAWLFIFKYMPLWGWTIAFQDYKPAKSFGEQKWVGFDHFQFLFQDERFIRVLRNTLAMSGINLVLGFVTAITLALLLNEVRKVAFKRIVQTVSYLPHFISWVVAASIIQTTLSPDGIINEMLLWFGFLEKGEEILFLGIPEYFWGIFGAGSVWKDVGWNTIVYLAAMTMIDPAQYEAAEMDGAGRIKRMWYVTLPGIKPVIIVLLIMNIGYLLESGFEPQYLLGNGMNIDYSENLDIFVLKYGIAQGNYSLSIAGGMFKTIISFILLFAANNLAKRMGESRLF, via the coding sequence ATGGAAAGTAAACCAACGATGACAACGTCAAACCTGGTGTTGCCTAAGAAGCCTACAGGACTGAAGCGATTTGCCATGAAGCTATTGGAGCAGCGTGTGCTTGTGCTTATGTCAATCCCCTTTCTAGCATGGTTGTTTATTTTTAAATATATGCCTCTATGGGGGTGGACCATTGCTTTTCAAGATTACAAGCCAGCCAAAAGCTTTGGTGAACAGAAATGGGTAGGCTTCGATCACTTTCAATTTTTGTTTCAGGATGAGCGTTTTATTCGTGTTCTGCGAAATACGCTTGCTATGAGCGGCATCAATTTGGTTCTTGGTTTTGTTACGGCGATTACACTGGCTTTGCTATTAAATGAGGTACGCAAGGTTGCCTTTAAACGTATTGTCCAGACGGTTAGCTACTTGCCCCATTTTATTTCATGGGTAGTTGCAGCAAGTATTATCCAGACGACATTATCACCAGATGGCATTATTAATGAAATGTTGCTTTGGTTCGGTTTTTTAGAGAAGGGCGAGGAAATTTTATTCCTCGGCATACCAGAATATTTCTGGGGGATTTTCGGAGCAGGCTCAGTATGGAAAGACGTTGGCTGGAATACAATCGTCTATTTGGCAGCCATGACGATGATTGACCCTGCGCAATATGAAGCAGCGGAGATGGATGGGGCAGGACGAATCAAACGGATGTGGTATGTAACACTGCCGGGCATTAAACCGGTTATTATCGTTTTGCTTATTATGAATATTGGGTATTTGCTGGAATCGGGCTTCGAGCCGCAATATTTGCTAGGCAACGGCATGAACATCGACTATTCCGAAAACCTTGACATATTTGTTCTGAAATACGGGATTGCGCAGGGCAACTACTCGCTCTCGATTGCGGGGGGTATGTTTAAAACCATTATTAGCTTTATTTTATTATTTGCAGCAAATAATCTTGCGAAGCGTATGGGCGAGTCCAGACTCTTTTAG
- a CDS encoding carbohydrate ABC transporter permease: MNNVATSNASTKKSRIRSSSGDQIFDICNYIFLTLLMIVTLYPFLNTAAISLNNATDSIKGGIYLLPRIWTLDNYAYVLKESTIFHATLISVLRTVIGTISTVFCSAMVAYTITRQEYVLRKFVTMAFILTMYFNGGLIPNFLLIRDLGLLNNFWVYIFPGLIGVFNLIIIRSFIEGLPESILESARIDGAGDFKMFYSIVLPLCVPVLATVALFSAVYQWNQWFDVFLYNSSNIDLSTLQYELQKILQNSNASLTPKSAGDAFANANNSGANTVTPFAIRATMTIVASLPIIMVYPFLQKYFVKGMTVGGVKG, from the coding sequence ATGAATAATGTAGCAACAAGTAATGCTTCAACGAAGAAAAGCCGCATTCGCTCGTCGAGCGGTGATCAAATCTTTGATATTTGCAATTACATTTTTCTTACTCTGCTAATGATTGTAACCTTGTATCCCTTTCTGAACACAGCCGCTATTTCGCTCAACAACGCGACGGATTCAATAAAGGGCGGCATTTATTTACTGCCAAGGATATGGACATTAGACAACTATGCCTATGTTTTGAAGGAATCAACCATTTTTCACGCGACGCTCATATCCGTGCTGCGTACGGTGATCGGCACGATTTCTACTGTGTTTTGTTCAGCGATGGTGGCGTACACCATTACGAGACAGGAGTATGTGCTTCGCAAGTTCGTTACGATGGCGTTTATTTTAACGATGTATTTTAATGGCGGCCTCATTCCGAACTTTTTATTGATCCGTGATTTGGGTTTACTTAATAATTTCTGGGTGTACATTTTCCCAGGCTTGATTGGCGTATTTAACCTGATCATCATTCGTTCCTTTATTGAAGGATTGCCTGAGAGTATTTTAGAGTCGGCAAGAATAGACGGGGCGGGGGATTTTAAAATGTTCTACAGCATCGTCCTGCCGCTTTGTGTGCCTGTACTTGCGACTGTTGCGCTGTTCTCGGCCGTATATCAATGGAATCAATGGTTTGACGTATTCCTATATAATTCATCGAATATTGATCTAAGCACATTGCAATATGAGCTTCAAAAAATTCTTCAAAACTCAAATGCTTCCTTAACGCCAAAATCGGCTGGTGATGCGTTCGCCAATGCTAATAATTCAGGAGCCAATACGGTAACGCCGTTTGCGATTCGAGCAACGATGACCATTGTAGCCTCCTTGCCTATTATTATGGTTTATCCGTTTTTGCAGAAATATTTTGTGAAGGGCATGACGGTTGGCGGCGTGAAGGGCTAA
- a CDS encoding ATP-binding protein has translation MLTKEMHELKHLVNQLLSKPSSQKNEEPADFNIEGNDNSDGNELGAIFYSGQYHGQNGYRWMPQQKSVTQLLELNSDKVSKILAALGNKQRLDILTAVMRKPLTGPEVVEQLNMGTTGQLYHHTKALLGADLIVQEERGGKYSLSPHRSLPFLLLLAASSDLLDTTDYMELAEARNNVGSYLGSSQSYDPHHLLSAVIENTLLEHQAGYCTEVTLILQNDNSITIADNGRGIPVHALPNSNKTNVQAILTEISHDHLSASILAPDGTKGIHLPVVNALSDRLIVEIRREGKVRRQEFKHGIPQTELLVTGVTKETGTTITFKPDQDIFRASFNQTTISNHLAALKEIYPNLKLEILQ, from the coding sequence GTGTTAACTAAAGAGATGCATGAACTCAAGCATCTGGTTAACCAATTGCTTTCTAAGCCTTCCTCACAAAAAAATGAAGAACCAGCTGATTTTAATATTGAAGGTAACGATAATAGCGATGGAAACGAGTTAGGAGCGATCTTTTATTCCGGCCAATATCACGGTCAAAATGGCTATAGATGGATGCCTCAGCAGAAAAGTGTCACACAGTTGCTTGAACTCAATAGTGATAAGGTATCAAAAATATTAGCCGCTCTCGGAAACAAGCAGCGTCTCGATATTTTAACAGCTGTCATGCGCAAACCGCTTACCGGTCCTGAAGTTGTAGAGCAATTAAATATGGGCACGACCGGACAGCTTTATCATCACACCAAAGCCTTGCTCGGAGCCGATTTAATTGTTCAAGAGGAGCGAGGCGGCAAATATTCACTTTCTCCACACCGTTCGCTGCCTTTCCTTCTCTTACTCGCTGCCAGCTCAGATTTACTCGACACAACCGATTATATGGAGCTTGCGGAGGCCAGAAATAATGTGGGCTCTTATTTAGGATCAAGTCAGTCATATGATCCCCACCATCTCCTTTCAGCTGTCATTGAAAACACCCTATTGGAACATCAGGCTGGATACTGTACCGAGGTCACTCTAATCCTTCAAAACGATAATAGCATTACCATCGCCGATAACGGTCGCGGGATTCCAGTCCATGCACTCCCGAACTCGAACAAAACCAATGTCCAGGCAATTCTTACTGAAATTAGCCATGATCATCTCAGTGCTTCAATCCTGGCTCCTGACGGGACAAAAGGTATTCATTTGCCTGTTGTCAATGCCCTGTCCGATAGGCTTATTGTAGAGATACGGAGGGAAGGAAAGGTACGGCGGCAAGAGTTCAAGCACGGCATCCCGCAAACCGAGCTGCTCGTCACCGGAGTTACGAAGGAAACGGGGACAACAATTACGTTCAAACCCGATCAAGATATTTTCAGAGCTAGCTTTAATCAGACAACAATTTCAAATCATTTAGCTGCTTTGAAAGAAATCTATCCTAATTTAAAGCTCGAAATACTACAATAA
- a CDS encoding GntR family transcriptional regulator: MMIKINLQSDVPLYTQLSNQIIEGIASGALAPGEALPSVRSLSSDLGINMHTVNKAYSALKQDGYVEIHRQKGVVVQLGLPNADEAYYRQLEEKVRPLISESICHNVSEDALVELCRSIFKQIRSTGKAT; the protein is encoded by the coding sequence ATGATGATAAAAATCAATTTGCAATCGGATGTTCCTCTTTATACTCAATTGTCTAATCAAATTATAGAGGGGATTGCTAGCGGCGCGCTTGCTCCCGGGGAAGCCTTGCCATCCGTACGCTCTCTGTCCTCTGATCTGGGTATAAATATGCATACGGTGAACAAAGCCTACTCGGCGCTTAAGCAGGATGGCTACGTAGAGATACATCGTCAAAAGGGCGTCGTTGTGCAGCTTGGTCTTCCTAATGCAGACGAGGCTTATTACCGTCAGCTGGAGGAGAAGGTGAGGCCGCTCATCAGCGAATCCATATGCCACAACGTTAGCGAGGACGCTCTAGTCGAGCTATGCCGTTCGATCTTCAAGCAAATTCGTTCAACTGGCAAAGCGACCTAG
- a CDS encoding DUF5808 domain-containing protein, translating into MEHWSFWLLLATIFIPISVILIATPYLTRRTESFGISITEEIYWHSDVRRMRKKYVIVLAIIHSILLISAAILINRLDEQQMSMTVGGYTIAVIGISFAAYLFFHFKMKRMKREREWTNPVIQSAIIDTSFRRRKHSVSFYWFIPHFVLALSTLAIVLLYYDQFPDQLVMQYDFAGNATTVVAKSYSALLWPIGTQFIMIVLFLFINYSIVISKQQIDAADPEASVQRSMKFRHSWSVFNVATGLLITMLFSFISIVPLLALPPSSILIVSTAIPALIVVGSIWLSIRLGQGGSRIRMPGGSVSSIGTGPTDNDRHWKLGSIYYNPSDPALFLEKRFGIGWTLNFGHPLAWLILIILVAVIIISIVLGG; encoded by the coding sequence ATGGAACATTGGAGCTTTTGGCTGCTGCTTGCAACTATTTTTATCCCCATTAGCGTTATCTTGATTGCGACACCCTATCTCACCAGACGAACAGAAAGCTTCGGCATTTCTATCACGGAGGAAATTTATTGGCATTCGGATGTACGAAGGATGAGAAAAAAATATGTAATTGTTCTAGCCATCATTCATTCAATATTGCTTATTTCTGCTGCGATCTTGATAAACCGCTTGGACGAGCAGCAAATGTCGATGACAGTTGGCGGCTATACGATTGCTGTGATTGGAATCTCCTTCGCTGCCTATCTTTTCTTTCATTTTAAAATGAAAAGAATGAAGCGCGAAAGAGAATGGACGAATCCGGTTATCCAGTCGGCTATTATTGATACCTCGTTTAGACGGCGCAAGCATTCCGTGTCATTCTACTGGTTTATACCGCATTTTGTACTAGCCCTTTCGACGCTTGCTATCGTTCTGCTCTATTATGATCAGTTTCCGGATCAATTGGTTATGCAGTATGATTTTGCCGGAAACGCGACAACCGTTGTTGCGAAATCCTATTCCGCTTTACTTTGGCCGATTGGGACTCAGTTTATCATGATCGTATTATTCCTCTTTATCAACTACAGTATCGTCATTAGTAAACAACAGATCGATGCGGCAGATCCTGAAGCATCTGTTCAGCGCAGTATGAAATTTCGGCATAGCTGGTCTGTTTTTAATGTTGCAACGGGATTGTTGATTACGATGCTATTTTCTTTTATATCAATCGTCCCGTTACTTGCGCTGCCGCCATCAAGCATCCTAATTGTATCTACGGCTATACCTGCGTTGATCGTAGTAGGGAGCATTTGGCTCTCAATCCGGTTAGGTCAAGGCGGAAGTCGCATTCGTATGCCGGGGGGATCGGTAAGCTCTATTGGTACAGGGCCGACGGACAATGATCGTCACTGGAAGCTGGGCAGCATTTATTACAATCCGTCAGACCCAGCTCTATTCCTAGAGAAACGCTTCGGTATCGGCTGGACGCTTAATTTCGGCCATCCTCTTGCATGGTTAATCCTTATTATTCTTGTAGCTGTCATCATAATCTCCATCGTGTTGGGAGGTTAA